DNA from Cetobacterium sp. ZOR0034:
GATCATTTTATATAAATATGACCACTTATGCTGTAAAAAAAATAAAAATAATGCTAAAATATCTTTAAATATTTATAGGAGGTTATCATGATTTTTTTTAAGTTCTTATCTCATTTTATTATTCTTTGCTCTTTTATTCTTTATAAACAAAAATTTCCGTCATCATTTTTTATAAATATATTGTTCTTTATATATCTACTAAGTTGTTTCTATTTTTATTTCATTTCAAAACAAACCAAATTTATAAGAAATTTTGTGAAATTAAGCGCTCTTATCTTTACAGGAGTCTTTTTATTTACTTTAGGAATAATTATCTCTGATATAAACAATTCTAAATATAGCGAACTTAAAAATGAATATGTTATAATTTTAGGCGCTGGTTTGCGTGGGACTCAGCCTAAAAATATCTTAAAATATCGATTAGATGCCGCTATAAAGTATCACCAAAAATATCCAAATACAATATTTATAGTATCTGGTGGACAAGGTAAAGATGAGATTATAGCAGAAAGTGAAGCAATGAAAAAATATCTTTTAAAGCATTCTATCTCTAGTAAAAATATTATTGAAGAGAACAAATCAAGCACAACTCTAGAAAATCTTTTATTTTCTAAAAAACTGATTCCTCAAAACTCTACATCAATAGGAGTAATTAGCAATGATTTCCACATGTATCGTGTTAAATTTTTTGCTAAAAATATAGACTTTAAATTAAACCCAATCTATGCAAATACACCTAACAGAAGTAAGGTCAGCATGTTTCTTCGAGAAACCCTTGCTGTAATATATCATAAAGTAAAAATGACCATTTCAAAATGGTCATTTATCTTATTATAAAATATTGTTTTCGTTCTTGACGTTTAGATTTTTTGAAACTTATATGAACTCTATTTTGCCTAGGATAAAAAATAAGTTGATCATAACTCACTTTTGCTCTGTCTAATTTTCTTTTAATA
Protein-coding regions in this window:
- a CDS encoding YdcF family protein translates to MKLSALIFTGVFLFTLGIIISDINNSKYSELKNEYVIILGAGLRGTQPKNILKYRLDAAIKYHQKYPNTIFIVSGGQGKDEIIAESEAMKKYLLKHSISSKNIIEENKSSTTLENLLFSKKLIPQNSTSIGVISNDFHMYRVKFFAKNIDFKLNPIYANTPNRSKVSMFLRETLAVIYHKVKMTISKWSFILL